The genomic segment TACTGACGCGGGGAAATCGGTTCGTGTTACTGCGACCGCTGGGGCGGTCTGAGCGCGAACGCGCCGACGCCCGCGAGCAAGGAGAGTCCGCCGCCGATGAGGAAGGTCGTCGACCACCCCACGAGAGTGATGAGCCAGCCGGCGACGACGCCGCCGAGGACGCCGCCGCCGACCTTGCCCATATAGACCAGCGCGTAGTTACTGGAGGAGTTGGCCTGTCCGTAGTAGTCGCCGACGATGCTCGGAAAGAGCGCGAACTGGGGACTCCAGAAGAAGGTGGTGACGATCACGGCGGCGACGAAGCCGAGACCCGAGCCGAGCTGGGCGAACCAGACGAGCGCGAACAGTCCGAAGCCAGTGAGCAGCGCCATGACCAGAATGGTTCGCCGGCGCGAGAGCCTATCGGAGACGCCACCGACGACGATGCGACTCAGCCCGCCGACGAGCGCGAGGATCGTCGCCGAGGCGGTGGCGACGGCCGCCCCGATACCGAACTGCTGGGCGAAGGAGATGACCTTCGCCGTCAGCATCAGTCCGGCGGCGTTGACGAACGCGAACATGACGAGGAGATCCCAGAACTGCCACGTTCGGATCATCTCACGCCACGTGTAGTCGTCTCCCGTCCCCGCGCGGGTGGACATCGTCGCCTGTCCGCCGTCGGTGCGTTCCCCGAGCCAGTCGGTCGGCGGGTCACGGAGCACGACCGCGCCGACGAGGATGCCGATGCCGATGAGCAGGCCCATGTTACGGAGAACACTGGAATAGCTCCCTACTGTTGCGTTCGCGCGAACGTAGGGGATGAACGCGGCGCTGCCGGCGGCGAAGGCCATCGTGCCGACACCCGTGGTGAGGCCCCGTCTGTCCGGAAACCACTTGAGCGCCGTATTGACGGCCACCGTGTAGACGATGCCGACGCCGATGGCCCCCAGCGAGTAGAGTAGATAGACTTGCCAGAGGCTGTTCGCGTAGGCGAGGCCGAGATAGCCGCCGCCGGCGAGCACCCCTGCAAGAAGGCTGATGCGCCGTGGGCCGTGGCCGTCGCGCCATGTCCCGACGGGGAACTGCGAGAGCGACTGGAAGGCCACAAAGAGGGTGAAGACGAGTCCGAGCGCGGAGAGTTGAATATTGAGGTCGGCCGCCAGCGGTCCCTCGATGGACGACCATACGTACTGGTAGGGGCTGATGAGCGCCATCATCACCGCCGCGGCGGCGACCTGCCACCACCGCGAGTAGCCGAGCGCCTCGCGTGCGCGGGCGCTGTAGTCGACGTCGCCCGATTCGGCCGCGGACGCCATCAGTTCGCCGACCGCCCGACGGCGGAACGATCGAACGGGGCGCTGCTAACGAAACGGGATCGGTACATGCGATTACTCGGCCATGATTCCGAATAAAGCTGCTGAAACGACGTTCGCCGACGGGGTTGCTCAGACCTCGTCGCGGTCGGTAAAGGTGTGCCGGCAGGCGATCGACCCGCCGTCGAACTCGTGGACGTCGGCGAAGCCGAACGCGACGCGCTCGCCGTCCTGCCGGCCGCTGAACGCCCCTCTGACCGCCACCGTCTCGCCGTCGACGACCACGTCGTGAACCTCGTGGGAGCCGTCGTCGAGCGGTCGGTCCTCCTCGTAGAACGCCCGGAGCGCGTCGCGGCCCTCGATCGGCTCCTGGCCGGGCCGTTCGTAGCGAACGTCCTCGGCGAACAGCGCCACGAGGTCGTCGTAGCGCTCGGCATCGACGAGGTCGTAGTACCGTCTGACCACCGATTCGGGGTCGTTGCGGTCCATGCGGGGGCTACCGTCCCCAGCAGGAAACGTTCTCGGGACGGGTGTTCGATTATCCGATTCTCAGGCGGATTCGTGGTCGCCGAAGAGCGTGCTTCGGGGGAGGTCGAGCCGGACGAGCAGCGGGAGCGTGAGAACGACGACGCCGGCTTCGAGCGCCGCGGCGGCGAAAAACGCTGTCCCAAAACCGAAGGTCTGGGCGAGCGCGCCGCCGCCCACGGTGCCGACGAGGAAGCCGAGGCTGCCGAAGACGTTGAACCCGCCCATCGCCGTCCCCCGATCCGCTGCGAGGTCGGTCACGAGCGCCATCGTGGCCGGGGCGACGAGCGCACCGGCGATCCCCAGGAGGATCATCGTCGCGCCGGCGATCTCGATCGTGGGGGCGAGATAAACTGCGAGTACCGTGCCGCCGTAGAGCACCGATCCGGCGACCACAGGCACGAGGCGGCCGATGCGGTCCGAGAGCCGACCCATTGGGTACTGGCCGAGCGCGAACGGGGCGAAGAAGAGACCGAGCACGAGACCGGCCATCCCCGCATCGAGGTCGAACGTCTCCCTGAAGTAGAGCGTGCCGACGAGCGCGAAGAAGCCCGCCGTGAAGCGGTCGGCGAAGCCAAAGAGATAGGGCAGGCCGAGCGCCGGGCGGTCCGCGAGGCCCGCAAGTGCCGCCCCGACGCCGCCCCGTCGGCTCTCGGGGACGCGGTCCGATAGTCGAATCGCGAGCAGCGCGACGAGGCAGAGCAGGCCGGCGGCGACGACCAGCGGAACGAGCGGTCCCACACCCGAGAGCTGGCCGCCGAGTGGCGCGCCGAGCGCCGTGCCCGACCCGATGGCGATACCCGCCGCGCCCATGTTGCGGCCGTGCCCGCCTTCCAAATCCATCAGCATCGTTATCGAGAGTGAAAAGGCTGCGATGGTGAAGCTCCCCTCGACGAATCTGAGGAGGAGCATCGTCGTGAAGCCGATGTCGGTGAACCACGCGAGGACGACCAGCAGTGCGTAGCTCGCCACGCCGCCGAGTGCACCCGCGACGATGAACGGGACGCGGCGGCCGGCGGCGTCGCTGCGTGCGCCCCAGACGCCGGCGAAGAGCACGAATCCCGCGTACTCGGCCGCGAGAAACCACGTGCTCGCGTCGAGAGTCGTCCGTGCGCCGAGCGCCGCGACGAGTTCCGGGACGCCCGGATAGAGCGCCACCTGTCCGAACAGCACGGCGAAAATCATCGCCGCGAGCGTGGCGCGGTCGGTGTTCACGGTATGCTCCGTAGGGCTGTCGGGCGGA from the Halococcus sediminicola genome contains:
- a CDS encoding MFS transporter; this encodes MNTDRATLAAMIFAVLFGQVALYPGVPELVAALGARTTLDASTWFLAAEYAGFVLFAGVWGARSDAAGRRVPFIVAGALGGVASYALLVVLAWFTDIGFTTMLLLRFVEGSFTIAAFSLSITMLMDLEGGHGRNMGAAGIAIGSGTALGAPLGGQLSGVGPLVPLVVAAGLLCLVALLAIRLSDRVPESRRGGVGAALAGLADRPALGLPYLFGFADRFTAGFFALVGTLYFRETFDLDAGMAGLVLGLFFAPFALGQYPMGRLSDRIGRLVPVVAGSVLYGGTVLAVYLAPTIEIAGATMILLGIAGALVAPATMALVTDLAADRGTAMGGFNVFGSLGFLVGTVGGGALAQTFGFGTAFFAAAALEAGVVVLTLPLLVRLDLPRSTLFGDHESA
- a CDS encoding OFA family MFS transporter; this encodes MASAAESGDVDYSARAREALGYSRWWQVAAAAVMMALISPYQYVWSSIEGPLAADLNIQLSALGLVFTLFVAFQSLSQFPVGTWRDGHGPRRISLLAGVLAGGGYLGLAYANSLWQVYLLYSLGAIGVGIVYTVAVNTALKWFPDRRGLTTGVGTMAFAAGSAAFIPYVRANATVGSYSSVLRNMGLLIGIGILVGAVVLRDPPTDWLGERTDGGQATMSTRAGTGDDYTWREMIRTWQFWDLLVMFAFVNAAGLMLTAKVISFAQQFGIGAAVATASATILALVGGLSRIVVGGVSDRLSRRRTILVMALLTGFGLFALVWFAQLGSGLGFVAAVIVTTFFWSPQFALFPSIVGDYYGQANSSSNYALVYMGKVGGGVLGGVVAGWLITLVGWSTTFLIGGGLSLLAGVGAFALRPPQRSQ
- a CDS encoding nuclear transport factor 2 family protein, with protein sequence MDRNDPESVVRRYYDLVDAERYDDLVALFAEDVRYERPGQEPIEGRDALRAFYEEDRPLDDGSHEVHDVVVDGETVAVRGAFSGRQDGERVAFGFADVHEFDGGSIACRHTFTDRDEV